Within the Kineosporia corallincola genome, the region GACGCGTTCAGCTGCTCCAGGGACTGCTCCCGCGAACCGGCCAGGGCACCGACCAGCGCATTGGCTGCCGTCGTCACCGTGCTGACGACCCACACCGCGAAATGCGACGCCATGAAACCCAACACGGCCCGCTGCAAGAGGTCCTTGGCCGAGTACTGGCTCTGCAACCCGCCATGGGTCATCGCGACCAGTCCCGCGACCGCCACGATCACGACGTACCCGACCTGCACCACCGCCAGCGACCGACCCGCCAGCCGCACCACCGGCTGCTGAGAAGCGACCTCCGGCACCCGCAGCACCAAATCACGCACCAGAATCAGCAACTGCGGCAGCGGCTCCAGCACCATGTCCGCGACATGGTTGAAAACCTGCTCGATCAGCCAGTCATCCACCGCTGACCCCCAGAATGCCCCGCAGGATGTCCACGATCTGCGGGGCCAGCAACGTGATCGCGAACCCCGCGCACGCCCCGACCAGCGCCGTGCGGGCCTTGTCCATGTCCCCCGGCTCCCGGGCGAACGTCCGGGTGATCCCCGCCACCGTCAGCATCAGCACCGTCAGCGTCGCCGCGATCCCCCGCAGCCAGGTCGTGGCATTGCCGATGACCGTCGGCAGATCCTGCGCCTGCCCCGGATCACCCGGCTCCTGCTGGGCCTGCGAACGCTGCACCGTCACAGCCGTCACGACCTCTCGCCCCGGCACCAGCGCACGAGCGTCCGGGATCATCTGACCTGCACCGATTCCGTGACCGGCCGCCGGAACAACGACCGCAGCGGCCTGCACGCTCCGGGCCGGCGGGCGCACCGATGCGGGCTCCGGAGCCAGGCACCGGTTCACCGAACACACCGCGGCCAGCACCACCACGAGCGCACCCAGGACCGCCAGCGGCACCACCACAGCCACCGTCAGCACGACGGCCGCCCGACGTACCCTCCGCCCGTCAACAGATCTCCGCCCGCCACCGCACCCCCAGGACACCGGCACCGGTCCGCCCGCGCGATGCGCACCACGACGACAGGAACAGCCCAGACCGGGCCGGCGGGCGCACCCGTCCCCGAAACCTTTCCTCACGCACCGCGTGCCGCTGCGTGAGACGAGCGCCCGCGACGGCCTGCCGATCGCCCGATGACGAGGCCCTCTCGCCGTCGCGAACGGCCTACCCACGCCGGTTCCTGCCGCCGAACGGCGAGCATGACGATGACGTCCGCCGGCAACATGACCGCCACCACGCGACGAGACCCGACGCCCGTCTCCCGGACGCTGACGTCGGGCCCGCACACGGCGAGCCCGACGCCGACGATCCCAGCCCGCGACCTCACCGTGACGAGATCGCCCGGAGCGGAGCCCTTCACCAGCTCGAGCACGGCGTCTGTTCCGGTGCCGGGAGCATCCGGAACTCACCGGCCCCTCATCGGCACCGTCGTGACCCGGGCAGGCGCCCGGCGAGAACTCGCTCCCGGCCGCGCCCGGCGAAGCGCTGCCGGGCTGGTGAGCAACATCGCCCTGGCCGCCCGAAGGCATGCTCGGCGGCGAATCCTGCGATGCGCTGCCGTCATCGTTGCGTTGGACCTGTTCGTGGGACACCAGACACCTCCCCCGCGGCCGAAGCCCTGAACGAGCTGCGCCGCAGGCTCTTTGCGATGAAGACCCCGTGCTCACGATCAGGCGGCACGAGGGCACGGACGAGTCGGATGCCAGGACGCCCAGGACCGAAACCCTGCTCGCCGCCGGACATCACGACGCTCTCCGAGACCAGCTGCATCAACCAGCCAGCCCCGGGAGCACTGACTCCACGCCCCAGCAAACGCCCTCTTCCAGGCCATCACTCACCGCAGCGGCGGCCTACCGCCACCTCACAGACAGCTTCCGCAGGCCAGCAACACACCCACCGCAGGCCCACCAAGCCCTTGACTGCCCTGCTGGAGGGCTACCCGACCGACGCCCTGCGACGGATCTTCGACGTCAACGTCTTCGGCATCCACCGCCTCGCCCGCGCGGTCCTGCCCCACTTCACGTCCCGTGGCGATGGCCTCTTCGTCACCATCTCCAACCTGACCGGCCGCCTGTAGATCCCACTCCAGGGCCCCTACGGTGTCTCCACGTGGGCGGCCGAGGCACTGACCGAACTCACTCGACTCGAGGTCTCCCAGCACGGCATCCAGACCGCGATCACCGAACCGGGCGGAATGCCCACCGAATTCATCGCCAAGCTCGTCCCGCCGACCGACACCGCGCGGATCTCCGACGACGGTGCCGTCGGCGAACTGCCCGGCCACCACCAACCCCAGCCAGCGAGTCGCCCATGTGGTCGTGACGAACAACGGCAGACTGACCGACCGGACAGGAGATGCCCTCGCGCCCGGATGCAGCCTGAAGGACAACTGGTCAGCTCACATCCCGCTTGACAAGTGGCAGACCTGGAGGACCTGAAATGCCCCTGAAGAAGACCGACCTCTCCACCCCCTGGATTCGCGACGAGCCCATGATCCACCTGACCCGGCTCTCCGATGCCAGCTGGCTGGCGACGGCCGCAGCAAATGACAACGAGGAGCTCTACGAAACACTGAACTTTCTTGACGACTTCGCCATCCTCGACAAGCCAGATCTGCAAGTGGGCTACTTCTTGATCAATCACAACGAGGCGCAGAAACTTATGCAGTTCAATGTGGCGCTAAATCAAGCCTTAGGCCACAAGGACAGGCACTTGTGGGAGCCAGTCTCGCTGGCGGCCCGCTCGGCCGCCTCGCTAATGACAGCGAGCCCCTAGCGTCGCGTGTTGATCAT harbors:
- a CDS encoding pilin, with the protein product MLTVAVVVPLAVLGALVVVLAAVCSVNRCLAPEPASVRPPARSVQAAAVVVPAAGHGIGAGQMIPDARALVPGREVVTAVTVQRSQAQQEPGDPGQAQDLPTVIGNATTWLRGIAATLTVLMLTVAGITRTFAREPGDMDKARTALVGACAGFAITLLAPQIVDILRGILGVSGG